From the genome of Anopheles funestus chromosome 2RL, idAnoFuneDA-416_04, whole genome shotgun sequence:
CGTATGCAACAAATAATTTCCCGTTCCGACTGTGCTAcaaaattgtaataataaaaCGAATGTCCccttgacaaaacaaaacttacttGATTATACAAAATAATGATAACCCCTACATTCACAGGCGATTATGAATGAATATCCAAAACACAATGTTTCAGGCACCGTACCGtttgtatttattgttttattgtaataTTAAATGTATATCTATAGCTTATACTAAGCATCTCACTCACCATTTACGTggtatttaaaacaatctcATTGCATGCACTTGTAAAACACGGTGTACACAAACGCGAACCTTCCGATACGTGAAAGCGTGATACGGCATCTTATCGTACTATTTTTCGATGTTATATCCAAGTCAATCGAACATCGACTATATCCCTGTCTCCATTCTGTAGAGCCACAATACGTTGATAGAGTTCCATTGCCGGTCCGAGCTTAAGCCCAAATCTCGACAGTACATCACCCTTCCGCATTAAAAGCAAAGACGCGCCATCAATTTCCTGCAAAATACCGTGGTGGTTAGGCACTGTGAATGGCCAGAATGCTTAACAAAGGTGGCTTACCTGTTCGTGGAATAGATCACCCCACGCTCTACAATGTCTGCTGAAGAATCGACATACATCATCGCAAGACCAGTATCGTATGTCTTTGGCCGATTCATCTCCCTCGTCATCGTTACTATGGTCCGTTTTTATTGCTGATTTATTGGATTTACTGGGCGCGATGGTATCGGCTACGTCACCGTCACTATCCGCATTTGGGTCAGGTTTTATCGGAACGTATATTCTTTCGTCTGGCTTAGCATCGTTTACATTCCCATGGCCACAGAGCTCCGTCTCGCTGAATCCGGCAAAATCATGCTGCTGCTTattgtcttcttcttcctcttcctcctcatcGTCCTCTTCGTCCtcttcttgttcttcttcttctttctcttcgtCATTGATATTATCGAATTCTTCCGCTGTTCGATCCCTGACCGATTTCGTGTGACTTTTCGGGTGCCCTTGCTTGTTACCAGCTGCTTTACTGTCCGTTTTGGGAAAGAGACACGCAGAACATGTCCAGGGTGTTAGAGGTGTTTTTCGAGGCATTCGTCCTGGCCCATTGCGGCCACATTTTTGACAAAGACGGCACAATGTCCCCGACGCGGTGCCACGATGGCCAACTGTTACTGCTGGGACTGTTGAACTGGTCGCTGGTGTATGACTATTGTAGTTTGTACCTTCGGTAGAGGAAGATGATAACGGTGTTGTGGTCCGACTTGGTTCTAATTTAGCTGTTCCCGTTGATGCTGAATCGTTCTCACCGCGACGGTTGCGCTTTCGCGGCACATGATGATCAGAGGGGTCAAAtacaatttttgctttctgtgtgttccaaataaaattaaataaatcgaTGAAATGGGCACTCCATTCGGCGTGTTTAAAATGTGGCAAAAAGTaaaagttgttgttgtgcttatTACCTTCGTGCGCGATCCAACTCGAGCTGTTATGCGATCACTGCTGCTATCGGGATCCATGGCAATTTGCGACGATTTACCCATGCTGGTTGCTTGCCGATAGTTTTATCCACTACACGCTTTACAGCTTGGACCAAATCGTATCCTTGGATACCGTGTTCAACGTGCACCCACGTCACGTTTACCAAAGGACTGCAGCAGTATGTAGGGCGCAGCAGAACCAACAAAAGGCAAATGAAACACTTGCAACTACAACTGCAATGAAACCATTAATTACCACCCTGTTGTCACGAGTGGCTATGCACGGTTGAATACAAACATAAACTCTTCTTTCCAAAGTGCACGGCAAGCCACGGAATTCTTTCCGATTGATGTTCCTCGAGAATATCCCAATTTCAAAATGAGTCCAATTTGACAGCTTCGCCaagggtaaaaaaaaatgttgtttctgttttcgtgAAAAGCCTATGCGAACTGACAGCTTCAATGAGAGAATAATGTCGTGTAGCGATGTAATTCTGGATTCAAAATTTACAAATGCGTTCAGATGTTTTCACCAACAACGTTCGTATatactttttatttcaaatacatTTCATGTAAAGTACTCCACCTTCTTAAGTAGCTTCTTAACTAATTGTATGCTCCGGTACGATAAAATCAACAACTATTATTACAACGGATTGGGAATTGAGGAAAGAAAACTGGACTCCGGCGTGAGCACAATTAATACGAAATTGttcggaaggaaaaacaaacaaacacacgcattcAAACCTTTTGTAGTTCCTTTATAGTACTAACAAACTGATGCGTGAGCCATCCCATGTCTCATGCCAGCCATGATCGTGTCAAAATATAGGAAATAATGGAAGGTTTAAGAGAACGGAGCATAGTACAATCCCCTATGCCCAAAACGCAACAACGGGAACATTTAAAAGATGAAATTATTCGACGACTGCAACCATTTGCTTCCACAAGAGCTTGGAGGTGGATCGTCGTAATCGTCCGACTGGCGTCGATTTCCTCCGCTTCCACCAAAAGACAACAGCGGCATTTTGGAGGCTTTCTTGTCCCGCTGTTCCTGCACTTCCCGGTGATACAGAAGATTGTCGTCTCGCACAAACTCCTGTAGCCGAGTGGGCAGTTCATTTAGTGCAGGGAAATTTTCGTGCATGCCGCCACCGATGTCTCCGAACGATGAACCAATCGTTTGGCCCGCCTTGCTTGCGGTCGCTTCCGTTGTTTCCGTACCGTTGTTCGTGACCAACTGATAGAACAGAATGTACGGTGTATTCGGGCTTGGTATATTCTGCAGTTCACTGGTTGTGCATTCCGTTACATAGTTGTCGTTAAATTTGAACCACGATCCCGTACCATCTTGTGCGTAGGTGTAGTAGTGCCCCGAGTCCATGCTTGTACCATAATGCACTACCACCGCATAGTTGCGATAGTGCAGCTGACGGCAATGGCCCGCCGCGTCCGTCACTGTCAGGGAGATGTCCTCGTTGTGTAATATCTTGTTCATCAGCTTCGCGCGCAAGTTTCGGATCTGGTCATACCGGAAGTGTTTGATGGTCAGAATGAGGTTCTGGGGGGGTACCGTAACCGTCACGGAACGCTCACAATCGCGCAGTTGCTGACAGCGATCACAGAAGTATTGATTCTCACCGACTAATTTCTCTGAAGAGCAAAAATAATCGAGTAGCTTCTGGACCGAATGGGTACCATCGCCTGCAGCAGAAAGATCACTATCATCCGGGAAGGAAAGATCTAGCGAGCGGAATGTTTCGGTCGTGTGGTTCGAACTGTTGCAAACTGCACACAAACATCCAACCGAAAGCTGACCCTCAAATGTTTTCTGTACTAGTGTTTTGCCATTACTGCTGCCACTACTGCCACTGCCATTATTTGGAGTAGATGGTAATGATGGGACGTTATGTGGTTGATTACCATGCAGCAACTTTTTCT
Proteins encoded in this window:
- the LOC125761389 gene encoding nucleolin, giving the protein MGKSSQIAMDPDSSSDRITARVGSRTKKAKIVFDPSDHHVPRKRNRRGENDSASTGTAKLEPSRTTTPLSSSSTEGTNYNSHTPATSSTVPAVTVGHRGTASGTLCRLCQKCGRNGPGRMPRKTPLTPWTCSACLFPKTDSKAAGNKQGHPKSHTKSVRDRTAEEFDNINDEEKEEEEQEEDEEDDEEEEEEEDNKQQHDFAGFSETELCGHGNVNDAKPDERIYVPIKPDPNADSDGDVADTIAPSKSNKSAIKTDHSNDDEGDESAKDIRYWSCDDVCRFFSRHCRAWGDLFHEQEIDGASLLLMRKGDVLSRFGLKLGPAMELYQRIVALQNGDRDIVDVRLTWI